From a region of the Polynucleobacter corsicus genome:
- a CDS encoding CVNH domain-containing protein, which yields MLFLRVSVFTFFTLLAFQTNAQPYRMIPGNWSNSCQASAMEGTTMVASCQNGRGQWVAARLTNATQCTNISAQNGQLVCSGGPPPSVGTSGAGVYNTGLTGRALERFNYCMNSGMENGRGYGNPTVLCEQWAQ from the coding sequence ATGTTATTTCTTAGAGTATCGGTTTTTACTTTCTTCACACTTCTTGCATTTCAGACAAATGCTCAGCCATATCGAATGATTCCTGGCAATTGGTCTAATTCATGTCAAGCATCAGCTATGGAGGGGACAACTATGGTAGCGTCTTGTCAGAATGGGCGAGGCCAATGGGTAGCGGCAAGACTTACAAATGCCACCCAATGTACGAATATCTCTGCACAAAACGGTCAATTGGTTTGCTCTGGGGGGCCGCCTCCTTCAGTAGGAACGTCAGGAGCGGGCGTATACAACACAGGCTTAACTGGGCGTGCTTTAGAAAGATTTAACTATTGCATGAATTCTGGAATGGAAAATGGGCGGGGCTATGGAAACCCAACTGTACTTTGTGAGCAATGGGCTCAGTAA